In Nocardioides sp. InS609-2, a single genomic region encodes these proteins:
- a CDS encoding WHG domain-containing protein: MTAAPSTRRDRQRQATLDEIVLVARDLLAESQDVSLRSVAQRMGLTAPALYRYVSSYDELLRLVAIGLDTLMTEEVLVPARDSQPDDDPAAQITCATIAFREWALSRKQEFGLVFANLDVVSICSDPALNSTLQTAAPSGILFTELLGRIWEKYQFPLPDLDSLEPALVEVLRNPAMPAKIDDIPDELRGLVWVFTRSWAALYGTVTLEVFGHLDPRIIESGVLFRQMFEDQAALLGLGDDLPRLRDLIAERMSA; encoded by the coding sequence GTGACTGCCGCACCCAGCACCCGACGCGACCGCCAGCGCCAGGCGACCCTCGACGAGATCGTGCTCGTGGCCCGCGACCTGCTGGCCGAGTCGCAGGACGTCTCCCTCCGGTCGGTCGCGCAGCGGATGGGACTCACCGCGCCGGCGCTGTACCGCTACGTCTCGTCGTACGACGAGCTGTTGCGGCTGGTGGCGATCGGGCTCGACACGCTGATGACCGAGGAGGTGCTGGTGCCGGCGCGCGACAGCCAGCCCGACGACGACCCGGCCGCGCAGATCACCTGCGCCACGATCGCGTTCCGTGAGTGGGCGCTGAGCCGCAAACAGGAGTTCGGTCTCGTCTTCGCCAACCTCGACGTGGTCTCCATCTGCTCGGACCCCGCCCTCAACTCGACCCTGCAGACCGCGGCCCCGTCCGGCATCCTGTTCACCGAGCTGCTCGGCCGCATCTGGGAGAAGTACCAGTTCCCGCTGCCCGACCTGGACTCCCTCGAGCCCGCGCTGGTCGAGGTGCTGCGCAACCCGGCGATGCCGGCCAAGATCGACGACATCCCCGACGAGCTGCGCGGCCTGGTCTGGGTGTTCACGCGCTCGTGGGCGGCGCTCTACGGCACGGTCACGCTCGAGGTCTTCGGCCACCTCGACCCCAGGATCATCGAGTCCGGGGTGCTTTTCCGGCAGATGTTCGAGGACCAGGCGGCGCTGCTGGGGCTCGGCGACGACCTGCCGCGGCTGCGTGACCTCATCGCGGAGCGGATGAGTGCGTGA
- a CDS encoding serine/threonine dehydratase, whose amino-acid sequence MSASTIGPADIEAAAARIAGHVRRTPVIEASAGVVLKLELLQHAGSFKPRGAFNTVLSQPSRPERLVAASGGNHGLAVAHVGHALGIPTDIFVPDIASPVKVAAIRGRGATVHQGGANFAAAFEASAELAAAPGVLAIHAYDGHPTVAGQGTLAWELEDQEPDLDLVVVAVGGGGLLGGIAGWYAARVPVVAVEPSACPAFHDALAAGQPVPAAVGGVAADSLGASQVGEWGFATAVAAGVTSVLVPDEAIVAARHELWASVRLATEPAGAAAYAAVRSGAIDVSRRRVGVVVCGGNASPADL is encoded by the coding sequence GTGAGCGCATCCACCATCGGGCCAGCCGACATCGAGGCAGCGGCGGCCCGCATCGCTGGGCACGTCCGCCGCACTCCGGTGATCGAGGCGTCTGCGGGCGTCGTACTCAAGCTGGAGCTGTTGCAGCACGCCGGCTCGTTCAAGCCGCGCGGGGCGTTCAACACCGTGCTCTCACAACCCTCTCGACCGGAGCGGCTGGTGGCGGCGTCGGGCGGCAACCACGGCCTCGCGGTGGCGCACGTCGGCCACGCGCTGGGCATCCCGACCGACATCTTCGTGCCCGACATCGCCTCGCCCGTGAAGGTGGCGGCGATCCGGGGGCGGGGTGCCACCGTGCACCAGGGCGGCGCGAACTTCGCGGCGGCGTTCGAGGCATCGGCCGAGCTGGCCGCGGCGCCGGGCGTGCTCGCGATCCATGCGTACGACGGCCACCCGACCGTCGCCGGACAGGGCACCCTCGCGTGGGAGCTCGAGGATCAGGAGCCCGACCTCGACCTGGTCGTCGTCGCTGTCGGAGGCGGTGGGCTGCTGGGCGGCATCGCCGGGTGGTACGCCGCCCGGGTGCCGGTGGTGGCCGTCGAACCGTCCGCCTGCCCGGCGTTCCACGACGCCCTCGCCGCGGGCCAACCGGTGCCGGCAGCGGTCGGCGGGGTCGCTGCCGACTCGCTGGGCGCGTCGCAGGTGGGGGAGTGGGGCTTCGCGACCGCGGTGGCCGCCGGGGTGACCTCGGTGCTGGTGCCCGACGAGGCGATCGTGGCCGCCCGGCACGAGCTCTGGGCGTCGGTGCGGCTCGCGACGGAGCCCGCCGGCGCCGCGGCGTACGCAGCAGTCAGGTCGGGTGCGATCGACGTGAGCCGGCGGCGCGTGGGTGTCGTGGTGTGCGGCGGGAACGCGTCGCCGGCCGACCTGTGA
- a CDS encoding HAD family hydrolase, whose protein sequence is MPGLPLVTTHREAAFFDLDKTIIAKSSTLAFSKPFQAGGLISRRAVLRSAYAQFVYLVGGADHEQMEKMRQFMSQLCAGWDVATVREIVADTLHNIVDPLVYDEAVSLIEEHHLAGRDVVIVSTSGAEVVGPIGEMLGADHVVATRMEIEDGKYTGGIAYYAYAEEKARAITELAGMRGYDLSRCYGYSDSVTDVHMLEAVGHPHAVNPDKELRRIAGSKGWPVLVFTKPVALRSRVPLPPAKPALAALAVGGAVAMGGYLWASARRRKDSA, encoded by the coding sequence ATGCCGGGCCTACCCCTTGTGACCACACACAGGGAAGCTGCGTTCTTCGACCTCGACAAGACGATCATCGCGAAGTCGAGCACCCTCGCATTCAGCAAGCCCTTCCAGGCCGGCGGCCTGATCTCCCGACGCGCGGTCCTTCGTTCGGCGTACGCGCAGTTCGTCTATCTCGTGGGCGGCGCCGACCACGAGCAGATGGAGAAGATGCGGCAGTTCATGTCGCAGCTCTGCGCCGGCTGGGACGTCGCCACCGTGCGCGAGATCGTCGCCGACACCCTGCACAACATCGTCGACCCGCTGGTGTACGACGAGGCAGTCAGCCTGATCGAGGAGCACCACCTGGCCGGCCGCGACGTCGTCATCGTCTCCACCAGCGGCGCGGAGGTCGTCGGCCCGATCGGCGAGATGCTCGGCGCCGACCACGTCGTCGCGACCCGGATGGAGATCGAGGACGGCAAGTACACCGGCGGCATCGCCTACTACGCGTACGCCGAGGAGAAGGCCCGCGCGATCACCGAGCTCGCCGGCATGCGTGGCTACGACCTGAGCCGCTGCTACGGCTACAGCGACTCGGTCACCGACGTGCACATGCTCGAGGCCGTCGGCCATCCGCACGCCGTCAACCCCGACAAGGAGCTGCGCAGGATCGCCGGCTCGAAGGGCTGGCCGGTGCTCGTGTTCACCAAGCCGGTGGCGCTGCGGTCCCGGGTGCCCCTGCCGCCCGCCAAGCCCGCACTGGCCGCGCTCGCCGTGGGCGGAGCGGTGGCGATGGGCGGCTACCTCTGGGCCTCGGCGCGTCGCCGCAAGGACTCCGCGTAA
- the ssd gene encoding septum site-determining protein Ssd: MDLPRTVSPLFVTADPALLDGLQPLAAGAGVAAGVARDVASALHGWSAAALVLVGPDLLGELAAVGPARRDGVHVVTLGDAWASDGLFRDAVTVGATSVVELPLAAGWLADELADVSDPLAGRGVVIGVFGGSGGAGATTLACALGQAAGRAGPALVVDADACGPGVDRVLGLDDLEGIRWSDLQASAGRLSSSSLRDAVPRRGGVGALTWSAGDAGSLQAPAVREAIAAGQRGHRVVVVDLPRLPTAWTDEVVSRCDLVLVVVRPSLAGVASAARLVSAQPGGVRAGLVLRRVARAIPATEVSAAMGLPVLAEMADQRGVDESVELGLGPLRSSRGPLFRAAAELLAEALDPGLAA; this comes from the coding sequence ATGGACCTTCCGCGCACCGTCTCGCCGCTGTTCGTCACCGCCGATCCCGCACTGCTCGACGGCCTGCAACCGCTGGCCGCGGGGGCCGGGGTCGCCGCCGGGGTGGCACGCGACGTCGCGAGCGCGTTGCACGGTTGGTCGGCGGCCGCGCTCGTGCTGGTCGGCCCCGACCTGCTGGGCGAGCTGGCTGCAGTCGGGCCCGCGCGTCGAGACGGGGTGCACGTGGTGACTCTCGGTGACGCCTGGGCGTCGGACGGGCTGTTCAGGGACGCGGTGACGGTCGGCGCGACCAGCGTGGTCGAGCTGCCGCTCGCGGCAGGGTGGCTGGCCGACGAGCTGGCCGACGTGTCCGACCCACTCGCCGGCCGTGGCGTGGTGATCGGGGTTTTCGGCGGCTCCGGAGGTGCTGGCGCGACCACGCTGGCGTGCGCGCTGGGGCAGGCGGCCGGGCGTGCCGGGCCGGCGCTCGTCGTCGACGCCGACGCGTGTGGCCCTGGTGTCGACCGGGTGCTGGGCCTCGACGACCTCGAAGGCATCCGGTGGAGCGATCTACAGGCGAGCGCCGGGCGGCTGAGCTCTTCCTCGTTGCGTGACGCGGTCCCACGAAGGGGTGGTGTGGGCGCGCTGACCTGGTCGGCCGGGGACGCGGGTTCGTTGCAGGCGCCGGCCGTGCGGGAGGCCATCGCCGCCGGCCAGCGCGGCCATCGGGTCGTCGTGGTGGACCTGCCGCGTCTGCCCACGGCCTGGACCGACGAGGTGGTCAGCCGGTGCGACCTGGTGCTGGTGGTGGTCCGGCCGTCCCTGGCCGGGGTGGCCAGCGCCGCCCGGCTGGTCTCCGCACAGCCGGGCGGGGTGCGCGCCGGCCTGGTGCTGCGCCGGGTGGCTCGTGCCATCCCGGCGACCGAAGTGAGTGCCGCGATGGGGCTGCCGGTGCTGGCCGAGATGGCCGACCAGCGTGGTGTCGACGAGTCGGTCGAGCTCGGCCTCGGCCCGCTGCGGTCGTCGCGCGGGCCGTTGTTCCGCGCCGCGGCCGAGCTGCTGGCCGAGGCACTCGATCCGGGGCTGGCGGCATGA
- a CDS encoding TadA family conjugal transfer-associated ATPase has translation MNDVELVRDHLAREPGELTPHRVAAALRAAGRPVGDITVRSVHETLRRELLGAGPLEPLLRDDDVTDVLVNGADAVYVDRGEGLELSTVRFPAESDVRRLAQRLAASGGRRLDDASPCCDVRLADGTRFHAVLSPLARPGTLISLRVPRVRPFTLDELVASGSVTDIGARLLRDVIARRLAFLVSGGTGSGKTTMLATLLALVPAAERLVLVEDASELRPDHPHVVALESRPPNVEGAGGIDLRLLVRQALRMRPDRLVVGEVRGGEVVELLAALNTGHEGGCGTLHANAATLVPARVEALALAAGLGRAAAHSQFASAVDIVLHVARGPDGRRRLAQLAMPRVRDDGFVTMVPVADFPATGGPRWGAGADLLADRLAA, from the coding sequence ATGAACGACGTCGAGCTGGTGCGCGACCACCTGGCCCGGGAGCCCGGCGAGCTGACACCCCACCGCGTCGCCGCGGCCCTGCGTGCGGCCGGGCGGCCGGTGGGCGACATCACCGTGCGGTCCGTGCACGAGACGCTGCGGCGCGAGCTGCTCGGTGCCGGGCCACTCGAGCCGTTGCTCCGCGACGACGACGTCACCGACGTACTCGTCAACGGAGCTGATGCGGTCTACGTCGACCGTGGCGAGGGCCTCGAGCTCTCCACCGTGCGCTTTCCGGCAGAGTCCGACGTACGACGCCTGGCCCAACGGCTCGCGGCCTCGGGTGGTCGTCGCCTCGACGACGCGAGTCCGTGCTGCGACGTGCGGCTGGCCGACGGCACGCGGTTCCACGCCGTGCTCTCTCCGCTGGCCCGACCGGGCACCCTGATCTCCCTACGGGTGCCGCGGGTGCGGCCGTTCACGCTCGACGAGCTGGTCGCCTCCGGGTCGGTCACCGACATCGGGGCCCGCCTGCTGCGCGACGTCATCGCAAGGCGACTTGCGTTCCTGGTCAGCGGCGGGACGGGCTCGGGCAAGACCACGATGCTGGCCACGCTGCTCGCGTTGGTGCCCGCGGCCGAGCGGCTGGTCCTCGTCGAGGACGCCAGCGAGCTGCGACCCGACCATCCGCACGTCGTGGCCCTCGAGTCCCGGCCGCCCAACGTCGAGGGCGCCGGTGGCATCGACCTGCGGTTGCTCGTGCGTCAGGCCCTGCGGATGCGGCCCGACCGGCTGGTGGTGGGTGAGGTGCGCGGTGGTGAGGTCGTGGAGCTCTTGGCCGCCCTCAACACCGGCCACGAAGGCGGTTGCGGCACCCTTCACGCCAATGCCGCGACGCTGGTGCCCGCCCGGGTCGAGGCCCTGGCGCTCGCTGCGGGTCTCGGCCGGGCGGCTGCGCACAGCCAGTTCGCCTCGGCCGTCGACATCGTGCTGCACGTGGCCCGCGGGCCGGACGGCCGGCGTCGGCTCGCCCAGCTGGCGATGCCGCGGGTGCGTGACGACGGCTTCGTGACGATGGTCCCGGTGGCCGACTTCCCGGCGACCGGAGGCCCGCGCTGGGGCGCCGGGGCCGACCTGCTCGCCGACCGGCTGGCCGCATGA
- a CDS encoding type II secretion system protein, with the protein MTGWAGVLPAAVLAGLAAALCLRPASSTSRRPAVAVALVMLVWAVGSLSPDPRHLLVLVVTSAALSGGVLLVRRRRQRLAARRRAGQLLEACGVLASELTAGQPPGAALHRAQRVWPGLAPVLRSHDLGADVPDAWRFVSRKAGAHDALLVAAAWQVSHRSGVGLGDALGRVAAGLRASGATRRVVESELASARATARLLAALPVLALLVGGGAVPGSSPWGFLLGTPIGLACLGVGLGLGFAGLWWIESIADDVERRC; encoded by the coding sequence ATGACCGGCTGGGCAGGCGTGCTGCCGGCGGCGGTGCTGGCCGGTCTGGCTGCCGCGCTATGCCTGCGTCCGGCCTCCTCGACGAGCCGACGCCCGGCGGTCGCGGTGGCTCTGGTGATGTTGGTGTGGGCGGTCGGCTCGCTCAGTCCCGACCCGCGGCACCTGCTGGTGCTGGTCGTGACGTCGGCTGCTCTGAGTGGCGGGGTCCTTCTCGTCCGCCGCCGCCGCCAACGGCTCGCGGCACGACGACGCGCTGGCCAGCTGCTCGAAGCCTGTGGCGTGCTGGCGTCCGAGCTGACCGCCGGTCAGCCACCCGGCGCCGCGCTCCACCGCGCCCAGCGCGTCTGGCCCGGGCTCGCGCCCGTGCTCCGCAGCCATGACCTGGGTGCCGACGTGCCCGACGCGTGGCGGTTCGTGTCCCGAAAGGCTGGCGCCCACGACGCACTCCTCGTGGCCGCCGCCTGGCAGGTGTCGCACCGCTCCGGCGTGGGGCTGGGCGACGCACTGGGCCGGGTGGCGGCCGGGCTACGGGCCAGCGGGGCGACCCGCCGGGTCGTCGAGTCCGAGCTCGCCTCCGCGCGGGCCACGGCCCGGCTGTTGGCTGCCCTGCCGGTGCTCGCGCTGCTCGTAGGTGGAGGCGCGGTGCCCGGTTCATCGCCTTGGGGCTTCCTGCTCGGCACCCCGATCGGCCTCGCCTGCCTCGGCGTCGGCCTGGGGCTGGGCTTCGCCGGGCTCTGGTGGATCGAGTCCATCGCCGACGACGTGGAGCGTCGATGCTGA
- a CDS encoding type II secretion system F family protein, whose translation MLTVLVALLAGGACALWPRPARAFPEAVATPLAASASRGLGLRSLWSACAGLGAWTFLGGPAGIVGGVGCAVAAWVVLSRAEPAVVRRRRELAQRQLPHLVGLLVGPLRAGAATEDAIAIVCAAMPGPAADRFDDVRRRLRWGTDPVAVWDELATDPELGLLGRTLARAHGSGASVSEAIESLADELARSGRADAEDRARQVGVRAAVPLGLCLLPAFLLLGIVPLVAGLLASIGAPGG comes from the coding sequence ATGCTGACCGTGCTCGTGGCCCTGCTGGCCGGCGGCGCTTGTGCGCTGTGGCCGAGACCGGCCAGAGCCTTCCCGGAGGCGGTGGCCACACCCTTGGCCGCGTCCGCGTCGCGGGGCCTCGGTCTGCGGTCTCTCTGGTCGGCGTGCGCCGGTCTGGGGGCCTGGACGTTCCTCGGCGGACCGGCCGGGATCGTGGGTGGTGTCGGGTGTGCGGTCGCCGCATGGGTCGTGCTCTCTCGCGCCGAGCCGGCCGTCGTACGCCGTCGGCGAGAGCTTGCCCAGCGTCAGCTGCCCCACCTCGTCGGCCTGCTCGTCGGGCCGCTGCGTGCAGGTGCCGCCACCGAAGATGCCATCGCGATCGTCTGCGCCGCGATGCCCGGGCCGGCGGCCGACCGGTTCGACGACGTACGCCGTCGTCTCCGCTGGGGCACCGACCCCGTCGCCGTGTGGGACGAGCTGGCCACAGATCCCGAGCTCGGCCTCCTGGGGCGCACCCTGGCGAGAGCCCACGGGTCCGGGGCGTCTGTCAGCGAGGCCATCGAGTCGCTGGCCGACGAGCTGGCCCGGTCCGGCCGTGCCGACGCCGAGGACCGCGCCCGGCAGGTGGGCGTGAGAGCCGCTGTGCCGCTCGGCCTGTGCCTGCTCCCGGCCTTCCTGCTGCTAGGCATCGTGCCGCTCGTGGCCGGGCTGCTGGCATCCATCGGGGCACCCGGTGGGTGA
- a CDS encoding DUF4244 domain-containing protein, whose protein sequence is MQLTRQTSTRTSDERGITTAEYAVGTAAGAGLAGVLYKLVTGGFGDQMLRSLFDHVFHLLGLG, encoded by the coding sequence ATGCAGTTGACGCGACAGACGAGCACCCGCACCAGCGACGAGCGGGGCATCACCACAGCGGAGTACGCCGTCGGCACGGCCGCCGGAGCCGGATTGGCCGGGGTGCTCTACAAGCTGGTCACCGGCGGCTTCGGCGACCAGATGCTCCGCTCCCTGTTCGACCACGTCTTCCACCTGCTGGGCTTGGGGTGA
- a CDS encoding TadE family type IV pilus minor pilin has translation MTAELAMGLPLLLAITVGLAWLLGVGTAQVRAVDAARESARAIARGDTEADAVAVGRAVAPASARISVAREAGRVVVRVRATVSGPGGLFDAFPDAEVSAEAVALVEEDS, from the coding sequence GTGACCGCCGAGCTGGCCATGGGGCTGCCGCTCCTTCTCGCTATCACGGTCGGGCTCGCCTGGCTGCTGGGCGTCGGCACCGCCCAGGTCAGGGCGGTCGACGCCGCGCGCGAGTCCGCCCGGGCCATCGCCCGAGGCGACACCGAGGCCGATGCGGTCGCCGTCGGTCGTGCCGTCGCGCCGGCCAGCGCGCGGATCTCGGTCGCCCGCGAAGCCGGTCGGGTCGTCGTCCGGGTGCGAGCAACGGTGTCGGGTCCGGGTGGGCTGTTCGATGCCTTCCCCGACGCCGAGGTCAGCGCCGAAGCCGTCGCCCTGGTCGAGGAGGATTCGTGA
- a CDS encoding Rv3654c family TadE-like protein has protein sequence MRRDERGAASLLVVTFSGVLVLVALALTAVAGMVGAHRVAQSAADLAALAGAGAVARGDDGCTQAGALASANGATLTSCRVEGDDVWVEVRVRGPDWRGSGRDFTAAARAGP, from the coding sequence GTGAGGCGCGACGAGCGGGGCGCGGCCAGCTTGCTCGTGGTGACGTTCTCCGGCGTCCTGGTCCTGGTGGCGCTGGCCCTGACTGCGGTGGCCGGCATGGTCGGCGCGCATCGGGTGGCCCAGTCGGCGGCCGACCTGGCCGCCCTGGCCGGGGCGGGAGCCGTGGCTCGCGGCGACGACGGCTGCACGCAGGCGGGTGCGCTGGCCAGTGCCAACGGCGCCACGCTCACCTCGTGCCGGGTCGAGGGAGACGACGTCTGGGTGGAGGTGCGGGTCCGCGGTCCCGACTGGCGCGGATCGGGCCGCGACTTCACCGCCGCGGCCAGGGCCGGCCCGTGA
- a CDS encoding DEAD/DEAH box helicase, translating into MRDVVRRLSEVPGREERLTHLEILPPRVSSSAEWPEWTHPVVRAALEARGIAGPWLHQAAAADAAHDGQHVVLATGTASGKSLAYQLPALSTLLDRRGARDERGATVLYLSPTKALAQDQLAGLLDLRTGARVTTHDGDSTREQREWARDHGEYILTNPDMLHRSLLPGHARWSRFFAKLEYVVVDECHRYRGVFGAHVSHVLRRLRRICAMYGASPTFVLLSATVAEPEVFASRLTGLEVLALTADHSPRGQVAVGLWEPPFISHAGENGAPVRRAASSETADLLADLVAEDIRTLAFVRSRRGAEQVALSAAELLADVDPSLPGKVAAYRGGYLPEERRAIEAALRRGDLTGLAATNALELGIDISGLDAVLLAGFPGTRAAMWQQIGRAGRGAQDALAIMVARDDPLDTYLVTHPEALFGAPVEASVFDPDNPYVLAPHLCAAAAEEPLTEVDLPLFGPKARETLDAVTEAGLLRKRHQGWYWTDRRRASDLTDIRSAGGSPVQLVERETGRVVGTVDAGSAHGTAHPGAVYVHRGETYVVEGLDLDEHVATIARAEPSYSTSAREVTEISIAGTREHRAWGECRLSLGDVDVTHQVVSFLKRRQPGGEVMGEELLDLPARTLRTTAVWWTVPDRALEDSGLATADLPGSAHAAEHCSIGLLPLFATCDRWDIGGVSTARHPDTGELTVFVHDGHPGGAGFAERGFHAASAWLRATREAIASCTCETGCPSCVQSPKCGNQNNPLDKPGAVALLDVLLTGAPQ; encoded by the coding sequence TTGCGCGACGTCGTACGTCGTCTGAGCGAGGTTCCGGGGCGCGAGGAGAGACTTACCCACCTCGAAATACTCCCCCCGCGCGTGTCGTCGAGCGCTGAGTGGCCCGAATGGACCCATCCGGTCGTCCGGGCGGCCCTCGAGGCCCGCGGGATCGCGGGCCCGTGGCTGCACCAGGCGGCGGCTGCGGACGCGGCGCACGACGGCCAGCACGTGGTGCTGGCCACCGGCACGGCGTCGGGCAAGTCGCTCGCCTACCAGCTGCCCGCCCTCTCGACGCTGCTCGACCGGCGTGGAGCGCGCGACGAGCGTGGCGCGACGGTGCTGTACCTGTCGCCGACCAAGGCACTGGCCCAGGACCAGCTCGCCGGGCTGCTCGACCTGCGCACCGGAGCGCGGGTCACCACCCACGACGGCGACAGCACCCGCGAGCAGCGTGAGTGGGCCCGCGACCACGGGGAGTACATCCTCACGAACCCCGACATGCTGCACCGCTCGCTGCTGCCGGGGCACGCCCGCTGGTCGCGCTTCTTCGCGAAGCTGGAGTACGTCGTCGTCGACGAGTGCCACCGCTACCGCGGGGTCTTCGGGGCGCACGTCTCGCACGTGCTGCGCCGGCTGCGGCGGATCTGCGCGATGTACGGCGCGTCCCCGACGTTCGTGCTGCTCTCGGCCACGGTCGCGGAGCCCGAGGTGTTCGCGAGCCGGCTGACCGGGCTCGAGGTGCTGGCGCTGACCGCCGACCACTCCCCTCGTGGGCAGGTGGCGGTCGGGCTGTGGGAGCCGCCGTTCATCTCGCACGCCGGTGAGAACGGTGCGCCCGTACGACGGGCCGCTTCGTCGGAGACTGCCGACCTGCTGGCTGACCTGGTGGCGGAAGACATCCGCACGCTCGCGTTCGTCAGGTCGCGCCGCGGTGCGGAGCAGGTGGCGCTGAGCGCCGCCGAGTTGCTGGCCGACGTCGACCCGTCGCTGCCCGGCAAGGTCGCGGCGTACCGCGGTGGCTATCTGCCCGAGGAACGGCGCGCGATCGAGGCTGCCCTGCGGCGCGGCGACCTCACCGGTCTTGCCGCGACCAACGCCCTCGAGCTGGGCATCGACATCAGCGGGCTCGACGCCGTGCTGCTGGCCGGCTTCCCCGGGACTCGCGCGGCGATGTGGCAGCAGATCGGCCGGGCCGGGCGCGGCGCCCAGGACGCGCTGGCCATCATGGTCGCCCGCGACGACCCGCTGGACACGTACCTGGTCACCCACCCCGAGGCGCTGTTCGGGGCGCCCGTCGAGGCGTCGGTCTTCGACCCGGACAACCCTTACGTGCTCGCTCCGCACCTCTGCGCCGCCGCGGCCGAGGAGCCGCTGACCGAGGTTGACCTGCCGCTGTTTGGACCGAAGGCGCGCGAGACCCTCGACGCCGTCACCGAGGCGGGACTGCTGCGGAAGCGTCATCAGGGGTGGTACTGGACCGACCGGCGCCGCGCCAGCGACCTCACCGACATCCGGTCGGCGGGTGGCTCACCGGTGCAGCTGGTGGAGCGCGAGACCGGCCGCGTCGTGGGCACCGTCGACGCCGGGAGCGCCCACGGCACCGCTCACCCCGGCGCGGTCTACGTGCACCGGGGCGAGACGTACGTCGTCGAGGGGCTCGACCTCGACGAGCACGTGGCCACCATCGCGCGGGCGGAGCCGTCGTACTCCACGTCGGCGCGTGAGGTCACCGAGATCTCCATCGCAGGGACCCGCGAGCACCGCGCATGGGGCGAGTGCCGGCTCAGCCTCGGCGACGTCGACGTGACCCACCAGGTGGTGTCGTTCCTGAAGAGACGACAGCCCGGTGGCGAGGTGATGGGCGAGGAGCTGCTCGACCTGCCTGCCCGGACCCTGCGTACGACGGCCGTCTGGTGGACCGTGCCCGACCGGGCGCTCGAGGACTCGGGGCTCGCCACTGCCGACCTGCCCGGATCGGCGCACGCTGCCGAGCACTGCAGCATCGGACTGCTCCCGCTCTTCGCGACGTGCGACCGCTGGGACATCGGCGGTGTATCCACTGCCCGGCACCCCGACACGGGCGAGCTGACGGTGTTCGTGCACGACGGCCACCCGGGTGGAGCGGGCTTCGCCGAACGTGGCTTCCACGCCGCGTCGGCCTGGCTGCGGGCGACCCGCGAGGCCATCGCGTCGTGCACCTGCGAGACCGGCTGTCCGTCGTGCGTGCAGTCACCGAAGTGCGGCAACCAGAACAACCCTCTCGACAAGCCCGGCGCGGTCGCCCTGCTGGATGTGCTCCTGACCGGTGCGCCGCAGTAA
- a CDS encoding STAS domain-containing protein — MDLTLETREADGKTVVAVGGEIDVYTAPKLRDKITELVGEGLYELVIDLSAVEFLDSTGLGVLVGGLKKVRAHDGTLTLVCNQDRLLKIFRITGLAKVFVIHDDAASALASA; from the coding sequence GTGGACCTGACTCTTGAGACGCGCGAGGCCGACGGTAAGACCGTCGTCGCCGTCGGGGGCGAGATCGACGTCTATACCGCGCCCAAATTGCGCGACAAGATCACCGAGCTCGTCGGCGAAGGCCTCTACGAACTCGTCATCGACCTGTCGGCCGTCGAGTTCCTCGACTCCACCGGCCTCGGTGTCCTGGTGGGCGGCCTGAAGAAGGTCCGCGCCCATGACGGCACCCTGACGCTGGTCTGCAACCAGGACCGGCTCCTCAAGATCTTCCGGATCACCGGCCTGGCCAAGGTCTTCGTCATCCACGACGACGCCGCCAGCGCCCTCGCCAGCGCCTGA